The following proteins come from a genomic window of Deltaproteobacteria bacterium:
- a CDS encoding S-adenosylmethionine decarboxylase: protein MSAKPYGLELLLDLKDCDLRDLSAEELTAYFTQLCELIGMKRHGEPLFWEDHSGVPHLHGISAVQFIETSNVVCHALPLLQAVYINIFSCREFDTEAAKGFSTTFWRAGSITFTVVTRT, encoded by the coding sequence ATGTCCGCTAAACCCTATGGCCTGGAGTTACTACTGGATTTGAAAGATTGCGACCTCCGAGATCTGTCGGCGGAGGAGCTGACGGCATATTTCACCCAACTCTGCGAACTGATCGGGATGAAGAGGCACGGCGAGCCGCTTTTCTGGGAGGACCACAGCGGGGTCCCCCACCTGCATGGTATATCCGCCGTCCAGTTCATCGAGACCAGTAATGTGGTTTGTCACGCCCTCCCCTTGCTCCAGGCGGTCTACATCAACATCTTCTCCTGCCGGGAATTTGACACCGAGGCGGCCAAAGGGTTCAGCACTACCTTCTGGAGGGCGGGGTCCATCACCTTCACCGTGGTTACCCGGACCTGA